AGAGATTGCCGAAGTTGCCGCCCTGGCTATTAAAGGAGGAATCGATATTCTTCAGTTGAGGGAAAAGAAGATGTGCCGCCGCGAACTGGTGGATGAGGGCAAACAGCTTTCTCTTCTTTGCAGAGAGAAAAAGGTTATTTTTATTGTCAATGATGATCCTTATCTTGCAAAGGATGTTTCATCGGACGG
This sequence is a window from Candidatus Omnitrophota bacterium. Protein-coding genes within it:
- a CDS encoding thiamine phosphate synthase translates to MKGFNFYFVAGGGYSGGREIAEVAALAIKGGIDILQLREKKMCRRELVDEGKQLSLLCREKKVIFIVNDDPYLAKDVSSDG